One stretch of Miscanthus floridulus cultivar M001 chromosome 18, ASM1932011v1, whole genome shotgun sequence DNA includes these proteins:
- the LOC136521281 gene encoding probable GDP-L-fucose synthase 1 has product MGTVTAADPHPSFLADKDAKVFVAGHRGLVGSAIVRRLLSLGFTSVVVRTHAELDLTRQADVEAFFAAERPRYVVLAAAKVGGIHANSTYPADFIAANLQIQTNVVDAALRSGSVRKLLFLGSSCIYPKFAPQPITEGALLSGPLEPTNEWYAVAKIAGIKMCQAYRIQHGLDAVSAMPTNLYGPHDNFHPENSHVLPALIRRFHEAKATNAPEVVVWGSGSPLREFLHVDDLADGVIFLMDQYSGLEHVNVGSGSEVTIKELAELVKEVVGFQGNLVWDSSKPDGTPRKLMDSSKIQGMGWKPKIALKEGLVETYKWYVENVISNKK; this is encoded by the exons ATGGGCACCGTCACTGCCGCAG ATCCGCACCCGTCCTTCCTCGCCGACAAGGACGCGAAGGTCTTCGTCGCCGGCCACCGGGGCTTGGTCGGGTCCGCCATCGTGCGCCGCCTCCTCTCGCTCGGCTTCACCTCCGTCGTCGTCCGCACCCACGCCGAGCTCGACCTCACCCGCCAGGCCGACGTCGAGGCCTTCTTCGCCGCCGAGCGCCCGCGCTACGTGGTTCTCGCGGCCGCCAAGGTCGGCGGCATCCACGCCAACTCCACCTACCCCGCCGACTTCATCGCCGCCAACCTCCAGATCCAGACCAACGTCGTGGACGCCGCGCTGCGCTCCGGCTCCGTCCGCAAGCTCCTCTTCCTCGGCTCCTCCTGCATCTACCCCAAGTTCGCGCCGCAGCCCATCACGGAGGGCGCGCTCCTCTCCGGCCCGCTCGAGCCCACCAACGAGTGGTACGCCGTCGCCAAGATCGCCGGCATCAAGATGTGCCAGGCCTACCGCATCCAGCACGGCCTCGACGCCGTCTCCGCCATGCCCACCAACCTCTACGGCCCGCACGACAACTTCCACCCCGAGAACTCGCACGTCCTGCCCGCGCTCATCCGTCGCTTCCACGAGGCCAAGGCCACCAACGCCCCCGAGGTCGTCGTCTGGGGATCAGGCTCGCCGCTGCGCGAGTTCCTGCACGTTGATGACCTCGCCGACGGCGTCATCTTTTTGATGGATCAGTACTCTGGCCTGGAGCATGTCAATGTGGGGAGTGGGAGTGAGGTCACCATCAAGGAGCTTGCCGAGCTAGTCAAGGAGGTGGTCGGCTTCCAGGGGAACCTGGTGTGGGACTCCAGCAAGCCGGACGGCACACCCAGGAAGCTCATGGATAGCTCCAAGATACAGGGGATGGGGTGGAAGCCCAAGATCGCACTCAAGGAAGGCCTCGTCGAAACCTACAAATGGTATGTCGAGAATGTCATCTCGAACAAGAAGTAG
- the LOC136522933 gene encoding E3 ubiquitin-protein ligase GW2-like, which produces MGNVVSGVQLRRRLPAVEERLTRPRRLVRELPDLDAGRLRRLIRSGDLAPCFDPAEDAGDGLTEECPICFFFYPSLNRSKCCGKGICTECFLQLMPSKTSKAVHCPFCKTKAYAIEYQGAQMTIGKKIKQEGEPNINETKLRVHSKSQITGEIIRA; this is translated from the exons ATGGGCAACGTTGTGTCCGGCGTGCAGCTCCGTCGGCGGCTGCCTGCGGTGGAGGAGCGCCTCACGCGGCCGCGCCGCCTCGTCCGCGAGCTACCCGACCTTGACGCCGGCCGCCTGCGTCGTCTCATCCGCAGTGGCGACCTCGCGCCGTGCTTTGACCCGGCCGAGGACGCCGGCGACGGCCTAACCGAGGAGTGCCCCATTTGCTTCTTT TTCTACCCGAGTCTGAATAGATCCAAGTGCTGCGGCAAAGGGATCTGCACTG AATGCTTCTTACAGCTGATGCCATCCAAGACTTCTAAAGCTGTCCA CTGCCCTTTCTGCAAAACCAAGGCTTACGCAATTGAATACCAAGGCGCTCAAATGACAATTGGGAAGAAAATCAAACAAGAG GGGGAACCGAACATCAATGAGACTAAGTTGAGAGTACATTCGAAATCTCAGATTACCGGCGAAATTATTCGAGCCTAG